The Pungitius pungitius chromosome 21, fPunPun2.1, whole genome shotgun sequence genome includes the window GACATGTCCTCAACAACTCTGTGTCGCGGTCACCGGGCGCTgagtaggtgggggggggggggggaggtgttgtGCAAACAGACCCTTGCATACAAAGCCCCACCCACAGCAGTACCGTTCAGCTTGTCCTCCACCCAAaaggccccccccaccaccccaccaccccggagcagagaggtgatttttattttattcccccGCGCGAGGTCTGACCTCCAGACAGTCATATTTCTGACTCCCTCCTCAGGGGGCGGGGCTCCAGCGGCACCGCCACCTGGCCGTGTTCCGTCTCCGAGATGTTGTCCGTCTGGGTTCCGTCGGGCCCGACGCTGCCCCCGTTCCCCTCGTCCGCGTCCTCCTTGTTCTCCAGCGCGATCTCGTTCTCGTAGCAGAAGGAGTTGGAGTTGGAGAGGATGTACTTCTTCTCGGCGAGGTCCCTCGCGCTGCACAGCGGGGTGCTCGCCACCTCGTAGGTCTTGTGGAAGCGGGAGTAGTCCACCTTGTAGTAGTTCTTCTCCTCAAAGAGCACCGGGTCGAAGCGGTGGCCCCAGAGGATCTCGCCGGCCACGTAGGAGCTGCGGCACTGCGTGGTCATGGCGGTGGCCTCCACCATGCCCTCCAGGATGACCACGATCTCAAACTCCGAGGTCTCCAGGTCCTGTTTGCTCATGTCGTAGAAGGGGCTGTCCTCGTTGATCTCGTGGACAATGGTGATGGGCGACACGAGGAAGATGCGGTCCACTCCGCTGTCGAAGCCCACGTCTATGTCCATCTGGTCCAGCGGGATGTACTCCCCCTCCGCCGTCGTCCGCGATTTCAGGAGCTGCGCCCGCACGTGCGCTTCCACCAGGTGGCTCTTCCTCAGGTTGCCCACGCGCCACATCAGGCACAGCTTGTTGTCCCTCATGGCCACCGTGGCGTTGTGGCTGAAAACCAAAGTCTCGTTCCTCTTCTTGGGTTTAGCCATCTTCGCCATGACGGCGCCGATGATGAAGGCGTCGATGATGCAGCCCACGATGCTCTGGAAGACCACCATGAAGACGGCCACTGGGCACTCGTCCGTCACGTATCTGTAGCCGTAGCCGATGGTGGTCTGGGTCTCGATGGAGAACAGGAAGGCGGCGGTGAAGCTGCTCACGTTGGAGACGCACTTCTGCCCGTCGCTCTTCAAGTCCCCGTGGAGGATGGCCACCAGCCAGAAGATGCAGCCGAAGAAGAGCCAGGACAGGAGGAAGGCCAGGCAGAAGATCATGAACATCCACCTCCAGCGGATGTCCACGCACGTGGTGAAGATGTCGGCCAAGTACCGCTGGCCCTTCTGGCTCACGTTGACAAAGTGCACGTTGCAGTGGCCGTCCTTCTTGACAAAGCGGCTCTGCGGCTGGTGCCTCGTGTGCACCTTGCGCTTGGCGTTCCCGTAGCCGTTGGGCACCGCCATGGCGGCGAGCTTCATGCCGTCCTCCTCTGATGACACAACACTGTAGCGGCTGGCTCGCACGCTTCCCATCACCTCAGTCTGGGAGGGCTGTGCTGCTTCTGCTTTGGAAAACAGTCCTAGTTTCTGGAAGAAGCGTTGGAGAAACAGCTTTGAAACACTCCTGGGGGGCCGACGCAGAGAGGAAATGGTGACTCCTCGGCCTCACTGGCCCCTGGACGGAGAGCAGCGGGGTCACTTCTCTTTCATCAGCTGATTGGGCCTCATCGGATTCATCTGCAACAAGCAAACAGACACAGACGGATCACATCAACCCATCGACGACATGCTCAGAACCTTCACGCTTGTGACCGTGTCGTGTTTGATAACTTCATCGCAGCCTGAGAAAACGCCCCCGAGTGCTCGGCCTGCCAACAAGATTTCACCCACTTGTGGCAGAGCACAGCAGAGATATTTCTGGCCTGGGACTCCACTGACGGGGGCCGCCCTGTAGTTGCCCCCAGGTCCCGCTGTGGGTCATTCACAAAATCCACTTGTTTGGCTTGGCTGGCCGGCGCTGACTCGGCGGATCACGGGTTACGGACTATCGGCAGTTTGCCAGGAGCGGAACAGCTTTTAACCAGATCGCCTTTCTTATCTTATGAATCATAGACGGTTCTAAAAGACGAAGCAAAGCAACGACCACCGGACTTTAAGAACGTTAACTTATAGATTATTTATGCACTTTTTCCACATCGGACGCCtttgtaaaaaaagacaaaacaaaacgttttgCACTTGCATCCTTCAACCTGAATTATCCAAATGAGATTATGGGGCAGTTTTATAATGGGAGTCTCTGCATGGGAACACGTCGGCCTCGTGTGTCTAGCTtcaggggcggtggggggggggggggggggggggggggcgcttgttGACAGGGGGAGCGTCCTCAGaggtttctctcctctctgcaggccGTCCTGGGAGGATTCTCTCATACACCTCATTAGTTCGGGCTGCCCTGGCAACGAC containing:
- the kcnj2a gene encoding inward rectifier potassium channel 2a; this translates as MGSVRASRYSVVSSEEDGMKLAAMAVPNGYGNAKRKVHTRHQPQSRFVKKDGHCNVHFVNVSQKGQRYLADIFTTCVDIRWRWMFMIFCLAFLLSWLFFGCIFWLVAILHGDLKSDGQKCVSNVSSFTAAFLFSIETQTTIGYGYRYVTDECPVAVFMVVFQSIVGCIIDAFIIGAVMAKMAKPKKRNETLVFSHNATVAMRDNKLCLMWRVGNLRKSHLVEAHVRAQLLKSRTTAEGEYIPLDQMDIDVGFDSGVDRIFLVSPITIVHEINEDSPFYDMSKQDLETSEFEIVVILEGMVEATAMTTQCRSSYVAGEILWGHRFDPVLFEEKNYYKVDYSRFHKTYEVASTPLCSARDLAEKKYILSNSNSFCYENEIALENKEDADEGNGGSVGPDGTQTDNISETEHGQVAVPLEPRPLRRESEI